The following are encoded in a window of Bradyrhizobium guangdongense genomic DNA:
- a CDS encoding ABC transporter substrate-binding protein: protein MRIRLSTCLAVLALGLSAISARAETVVRYGISMADIPLTTGQPDRGAGAYQFTAYTIYDPLVAWEMDVADRPGKLVPGLATEWKVDDADKTKWRFTLRKGVKFHDGSDFNADAVVWNLDKVLNDKAPQFDKRQSAQVKTRLPSVAGYAKIDDFTVEITTKTVDSFFPYQMLWFLVSSPAQYEKLGRDWDKFASQPSGTGPFKLTKLVPRELAELSKNPDYWNAKRIPKVDKIVLVPMPEALTRTNALLAGQVDLIETPAPDAVPQLKAAGMKIVDNVTPHVWNYHLSVLPGSPWTDIRLRKALNLAINRDEVVGLMNGLAKPAKGQVDPSSPWFGKPSFELKYDLAAAKKLVEEAGYSKAKPLKTTFIIAQGGTGQMLSLPMNEFLQQSFKEIGIDIDFKVVELETLYTHWRKGAADEINAGITANNIAYVTSDPLYAIVRFFASDQIAPVGVNWGGYKNPKVDALINEAKQTFDTAKQDELIAQAHALIVDDAVLVWVVHDTNPHALSPKIRQFVQAQHWFQDLTTIGVE from the coding sequence ATGCGTATCCGATTATCGACCTGTCTCGCCGTGCTTGCGCTGGGCCTATCCGCAATCTCAGCGCGCGCTGAAACGGTGGTGCGCTACGGCATCTCGATGGCGGATATTCCGCTGACGACCGGCCAGCCCGATCGCGGCGCCGGCGCCTATCAGTTCACGGCCTACACGATCTACGATCCCCTGGTTGCCTGGGAGATGGACGTCGCAGATCGGCCCGGCAAGCTGGTGCCGGGGCTCGCCACCGAGTGGAAGGTCGATGACGCCGACAAGACCAAGTGGCGGTTTACTCTGCGCAAGGGCGTGAAGTTTCACGACGGCAGCGACTTCAACGCCGATGCGGTGGTCTGGAATCTCGACAAGGTGCTCAACGACAAGGCGCCGCAATTCGACAAGCGGCAGAGCGCGCAGGTGAAGACCCGCCTGCCCTCGGTCGCCGGCTACGCCAAGATCGACGATTTCACCGTCGAGATCACCACCAAGACGGTGGACTCCTTCTTCCCCTATCAGATGCTGTGGTTCCTGGTCTCGAGCCCGGCGCAATATGAAAAGCTCGGCCGGGATTGGGACAAGTTCGCCAGCCAGCCCTCCGGCACCGGGCCGTTCAAGCTGACCAAGCTCGTGCCGCGCGAGCTTGCCGAGCTCAGCAAGAACCCGGACTACTGGAACGCCAAGCGCATTCCCAAGGTCGACAAGATCGTGCTGGTGCCGATGCCGGAGGCGCTGACGCGCACCAATGCGCTGCTCGCAGGACAGGTCGATCTGATCGAGACCCCGGCGCCCGATGCCGTGCCGCAGCTGAAGGCCGCCGGCATGAAGATCGTCGACAACGTCACGCCGCATGTCTGGAATTATCACCTCAGCGTGCTGCCGGGCTCGCCCTGGACCGACATCCGCCTGCGCAAGGCGCTCAACCTTGCGATCAACCGCGACGAGGTCGTCGGCCTGATGAACGGGCTCGCCAAACCGGCCAAGGGCCAGGTCGACCCGTCGAGCCCGTGGTTCGGCAAGCCGAGCTTCGAATTGAAGTACGATCTCGCGGCGGCGAAGAAACTGGTCGAGGAGGCCGGCTATTCAAAAGCAAAGCCGCTGAAGACCACCTTCATCATCGCGCAGGGCGGCACCGGCCAGATGCTGTCGCTGCCGATGAACGAGTTCCTGCAGCAGAGCTTCAAGGAGATCGGCATCGACATCGACTTCAAGGTGGTCGAGCTCGAGACGCTCTACACGCATTGGCGCAAGGGCGCCGCCGACGAGATCAACGCCGGCATCACCGCCAACAACATCGCCTACGTCACGTCCGACCCGCTCTACGCCATCGTCCGCTTCTTCGCCTCCGACCAGATCGCGCCTGTCGGCGTCAACTGGGGCGGCTACAAGAACCCGAAGGTCGATGCCCTGATCAACGAGGCCAAGCAGACCTTCGACACCGCCAAGCAGGACGAGCTGATCGCGCAGGCGCACGCATTGATCGTCGACGATGCCGTGCTGGTCTGGGTCGTCCACGACACCAACCCGCACGCGCTGTCGCCGAAGATCAGGCAGTTCGTGCAGGCGCAACACTGGTTCCAGGATCTGACGACGATCGGGGTGGAGTGA
- a CDS encoding CHASE2 domain-containing protein, translating to MKRLKTWRRWFTKKFGFARLVCLGLLIGFAALRVWDPPPVQEVRLRTFDMFQLLDPRHKTVRPVTIVDIDDKSLARLGQWPWSRTRIADLIINLTNLGAVAVGFDVVFSEADRLNPDLVADQMRYLDDVTRARLRELPSNDQILSDAIKRSRVVLGETGQPAVGSALDNTLPFTGVATVGEENAENFLFEFPGLLRNVPVIEKVAAGRGLFTIKTERDGLIRRVPMIMRAQGNIMPSLSLEILRVVTGTPTLLVRTDKTGIRAIRLKGIEIPTDKNGQLWVHYARQDPSIYVSAADVLDNNVPPDKIRGKLVLIGTSAVGLNDLKTTPVSANMPGVEIHAQVLESVLSGAVISQPNYALGVELLAAMIIGILVIIFTPNLGPVRLVLAGATFAAILIGTSWFFYARYRYLIDFTYPLLSTTAIYLTFIFASFVREQRQRVQIRGMFAQYMSPELVEQLAQSPEKLKLGGEEREMTIMFSDVRGFTSISETYKHDPQGLITLMNRFLTPLTNVIREHRGTIDKYMGDAIMAFWNAPLDDKAHEINACEAAVGMLEKIDEVNREREREAADGGHAYIPLNVGIGLNTGIGVVGNMGSDKKFNYSVLGDSVNLASRLEGQTKEYGFPIIVGSRTALAVKDRFAILELDFIMVKGKSEPEVIYAIAGREDVMHSAAFQRLRNITIEMLGCYRGRDWQGALDAIERGRRSEDADTLEKLFRLYEARIKDYQANPPPQDWSGAYALLTK from the coding sequence ATGAAACGTCTCAAAACCTGGCGCCGGTGGTTCACGAAGAAGTTCGGGTTCGCGCGGCTGGTGTGCCTTGGGTTGCTGATCGGATTTGCAGCCTTGCGCGTCTGGGATCCGCCGCCGGTCCAGGAGGTGCGGCTGCGTACCTTCGACATGTTCCAGCTGCTCGACCCGCGTCACAAGACGGTGCGGCCCGTCACCATCGTCGATATCGACGACAAGAGCCTTGCCAGGCTCGGCCAGTGGCCGTGGTCGCGCACGCGGATCGCCGATTTGATCATCAATCTCACCAATCTCGGCGCGGTGGCGGTCGGGTTCGACGTCGTGTTTTCGGAAGCGGACCGGCTCAATCCGGATCTGGTGGCCGATCAGATGCGCTATCTCGACGACGTCACCCGTGCCCGCCTGCGCGAATTGCCGAGCAACGACCAGATCCTCTCCGACGCGATCAAGCGCTCGCGCGTGGTGCTGGGCGAGACCGGTCAGCCAGCGGTCGGGTCCGCGCTCGACAACACACTTCCCTTCACTGGCGTCGCGACCGTCGGCGAAGAGAATGCCGAAAACTTCCTGTTCGAATTCCCTGGCCTGCTGCGCAACGTGCCGGTCATCGAGAAGGTCGCGGCCGGCCGTGGCCTGTTCACGATCAAGACCGAGCGCGACGGCCTGATCCGCCGCGTGCCGATGATAATGCGCGCCCAGGGCAACATCATGCCCTCGCTCAGCCTCGAGATCCTGCGGGTCGTCACGGGGACGCCGACGCTGCTGGTTCGCACCGACAAGACCGGCATCCGCGCCATCCGCCTCAAGGGCATCGAGATTCCGACCGACAAGAACGGCCAGCTCTGGGTGCACTATGCCCGGCAGGATCCCTCGATCTATGTCTCGGCGGCCGACGTGCTCGACAACAACGTGCCGCCGGACAAGATCAGGGGCAAGCTGGTGCTGATCGGCACTTCGGCGGTCGGGCTGAACGACCTCAAGACCACGCCGGTTTCGGCCAACATGCCGGGGGTCGAGATCCACGCGCAGGTGCTCGAAAGCGTGCTGAGCGGCGCGGTGATCTCGCAGCCGAACTACGCGCTCGGCGTTGAATTGCTCGCTGCAATGATCATCGGCATCCTCGTGATCATCTTCACGCCGAATCTCGGCCCCGTCCGGCTGGTGCTCGCCGGCGCGACGTTCGCCGCCATCCTGATCGGCACGTCCTGGTTCTTCTACGCGCGGTATCGGTATCTTATCGACTTCACCTATCCCCTGCTGTCGACCACCGCGATCTATCTGACCTTCATCTTTGCGAGCTTCGTGCGCGAGCAGCGACAGCGCGTGCAGATCCGCGGCATGTTCGCGCAATACATGTCGCCGGAGCTGGTCGAGCAACTCGCGCAATCGCCGGAAAAGCTCAAGCTCGGCGGCGAGGAGCGCGAGATGACGATCATGTTCTCCGACGTGCGCGGCTTCACCTCGATCTCGGAAACCTACAAGCACGATCCGCAAGGTCTGATCACCTTGATGAACCGCTTCCTGACGCCGCTCACCAACGTAATCCGAGAGCACAGGGGCACGATCGACAAATACATGGGCGATGCCATCATGGCATTCTGGAACGCCCCGCTTGATGACAAGGCGCACGAGATCAACGCCTGCGAGGCGGCGGTCGGCATGCTCGAGAAGATCGACGAGGTCAACCGGGAGCGCGAGCGCGAGGCCGCCGACGGCGGCCATGCCTACATCCCGCTCAACGTCGGCATCGGTCTCAACACCGGCATCGGCGTGGTCGGCAACATGGGGTCCGACAAGAAGTTCAACTATTCGGTGCTCGGCGACAGTGTGAACCTGGCCTCGCGCTTGGAGGGCCAGACCAAGGAATACGGCTTCCCGATCATCGTGGGCTCCCGGACCGCGCTCGCGGTCAAGGACAGGTTCGCCATCCTCGAGCTCGACTTCATCATGGTCAAGGGCAAGAGCGAGCCGGAGGTGATCTACGCCATCGCCGGCCGCGAGGATGTGATGCACTCGGCCGCGTTCCAGCGCCTGCGCAACATCACCATCGAGATGCTCGGCTGCTACCGCGGCCGCGACTGGCAGGGCGCGCTCGACGCCATCGAGCGCGGCCGCCGCAGCGAGGACGCCGACACGCTGGAAAAGCTGTTCAGGCTGTATGAAGCGCGCATCAAGGATTATCAGGCCAATCCGCCGCCGCAGGATTGGAGCGGAGCGTATGCGCTGCTGACGAAGTAG